The following proteins are encoded in a genomic region of Syntrophorhabdales bacterium:
- a CDS encoding glycosyltransferase family 2 protein, with the protein MYREKKVVVVMPAYHAEATLLKTHREVLEQDYVDLIIVVDDDSKDRTAELARSLPKTKLFVHESNLGYGGNQKTCYRQALLEGADIIIMVHPDYQYTPRLIPAFVSLVGSGLYHFVLGSRILGGYALKGGMPLYKYVSNRALTFAENLLTGAKLSEYHTGYRAFSRDLLTKVPFEKNSNDFVFDNQIIAQILWLGYTVAEVSCPTNYFPAASSINFSRSTRYGIGCLVTALTYRLAKMGLMRTRLFPVEANR; encoded by the coding sequence ATGTACCGGGAAAAGAAAGTGGTCGTAGTGATGCCGGCCTATCATGCCGAGGCCACGCTGCTTAAGACGCACCGCGAGGTGCTGGAGCAGGATTACGTTGACCTCATCATTGTCGTGGACGATGACAGTAAAGACAGAACAGCGGAGCTTGCGCGGTCACTGCCCAAAACGAAGCTCTTCGTGCACGAGTCAAACCTCGGGTATGGAGGTAACCAGAAGACCTGTTACCGGCAGGCCCTTCTCGAGGGTGCCGATATTATCATTATGGTACACCCGGACTACCAGTACACGCCCAGGCTCATCCCGGCATTTGTTTCTCTGGTCGGCAGCGGGCTCTATCATTTCGTACTGGGGTCGAGAATTCTGGGCGGCTATGCCCTCAAGGGTGGCATGCCTCTCTACAAATACGTTTCCAACAGGGCGCTCACCTTTGCCGAGAACTTGTTAACCGGTGCGAAGCTCTCCGAGTATCACACGGGCTACCGCGCCTTTTCCCGCGACCTGTTGACCAAAGTGCCTTTTGAAAAAAACTCCAACGACTTTGTCTTTGACAACCAAATCATTGCTCAGATACTCTGGCTTGGCTACACAGTCGCTGAGGTGAGTTGCCCCACCAACTATTTTCCGGCAGCATCATCTATCAATTTCTCCCGCAGCACGAGGTACGGCATTGGCTGCCTGGTAACCGCGCTCACATACAGGCTGGCGAAGATGGGCCTGATGAGGACCCGGTTATTTCCCGTTGAGGCCAACCGGTGA
- a CDS encoding glycine/sarcosine/betaine reductase component B subunit codes for MRLELNSIRVENIVFGDKTSISEGTLVINRAELQALIKEDSRLKDVDIELAHPGEKSRIVKVMDVIEPRAKTSGGDEDFPGAVGRQAPAGQGSTCVLKGTAVVLSDYREKWDTSHSADANGEIIEMCGPGAEASTFGKTHNIVVMATPQDGISTDDYFSAVKTAGLKAAAYLARAGKTVKPDLREVFELPSLFDMKEAHQGLPRVVYIYQIQTLQFEPVQGEPILYGKNVSDIVPTLIHPNEVLDGAITAPLPTLNMLTYHVQNHPIIRELYARHGKDLCFSGVILTLAPNNVGDMDRVANIASKLAKFVVGAEGVILTKMGGGAPELAMAKTAQRCEQLGMKTAIAMLHMGADVKDTKYGGMTIFSMPEVDAIVSMGVPFIDLPLPAVDRIIGRPSFPTGAPRVNGEIVRSINRIKGSLCQLGSSKLRAVRY; via the coding sequence ATGAGACTTGAACTGAATAGCATCCGTGTTGAGAACATTGTTTTTGGAGACAAGACGTCAATAAGTGAAGGGACACTCGTCATCAATCGTGCCGAGCTGCAGGCGTTGATCAAAGAAGACAGCAGGCTGAAAGACGTTGATATCGAATTGGCACATCCCGGCGAGAAATCTCGCATCGTCAAAGTGATGGATGTGATCGAACCGAGAGCGAAGACGAGCGGTGGCGATGAAGATTTCCCCGGCGCTGTGGGAAGACAGGCTCCTGCCGGGCAAGGCAGCACGTGCGTGCTGAAGGGTACGGCTGTAGTCCTCAGCGATTACCGTGAAAAGTGGGATACAAGCCATAGCGCAGATGCCAATGGGGAAATCATTGAGATGTGCGGCCCCGGCGCTGAAGCGAGCACGTTCGGCAAGACGCATAATATAGTCGTAATGGCTACGCCCCAGGATGGTATCAGCACGGATGATTACTTCTCAGCTGTGAAGACCGCAGGCCTGAAAGCAGCCGCCTACCTGGCCAGGGCAGGCAAGACGGTGAAGCCAGACTTGAGGGAGGTTTTTGAGCTGCCCTCCCTGTTTGACATGAAAGAGGCGCACCAGGGGCTGCCCAGAGTCGTCTATATCTACCAGATACAGACACTTCAATTTGAGCCTGTCCAAGGCGAGCCTATACTGTACGGCAAGAATGTTTCCGACATCGTCCCCACGCTTATTCACCCGAACGAGGTGCTCGACGGAGCAATCACCGCGCCCCTTCCAACGCTCAACATGCTGACCTACCATGTCCAGAATCATCCTATCATCAGAGAACTTTACGCGAGACACGGGAAGGATCTCTGTTTCAGCGGTGTTATTCTCACCCTGGCGCCCAACAATGTCGGAGACATGGACAGAGTTGCGAATATAGCCTCGAAGCTAGCAAAATTCGTGGTCGGCGCCGAAGGCGTTATTCTCACGAAGATGGGGGGAGGTGCCCCGGAACTGGCGATGGCAAAGACAGCACAGCGCTGCGAACAGCTGGGCATGAAGACCGCGATCGCCATGCTTCACATGGGTGCAGACGTGAAAGATACCAAATATGGAGGCATGACCATCTTCAGCATGCCTGAGGTTGATGCGATTGTGAGCATGGGTGTGCCCTTCATTGATCTGCCGTTGCCCGCTGTGGATCGGATCATCGGCAGGCCCAGCTTTCCAACAGGCGCACCGCGGGTGAATGGCGAGATCGTGAGATCCATCAACCGGATCAAGGGATCGCTCTGTCAATTAGGAAGCTCTAAGCTCAGGGCAGTGAGGTACTAG
- a CDS encoding glycine/betaine/sarcosine/D-proline family reductase selenoprotein B gives MKRVVHYINQFFGGIGGEDKADLPPQVSEGPVGPGRAFQPAISAWGEIVATVICGDNYFAEDLEKVSEEVEKVIVTYRPDAVIAGPAFNAGRYGMACATVCKRVHDRLGIPSVTGMYEDNPGLEICRKDIYVVQTANSAKGMSKAVTPMAEILRKLVAHEKIGKPSVEGYFPRGVLINEVAERTGAERVVDLLLAKLSGKPYESEVPRAAYDRVNPAPPVREISKATIALVTDGGLVPKGNPDRIESLAATRLGKYDIKGLDTLNPEDYEVNHGGYDSVFIKQDPNRLVPVDVLRRLEQEGVIGKLHNTFYSTAGVACVVDVMKKLAQQMARELELEGVSGVILTSTUGTSTRCGATLAKELERLGIPTAHLCAITPVAQMVGSNRILPANKIVNPLGDANLPPAEERKLRRSIIEKALKALQTTIQEQTLL, from the coding sequence ATGAAGAGAGTCGTTCACTACATCAATCAATTCTTTGGCGGGATAGGCGGGGAGGACAAGGCGGATCTGCCGCCGCAGGTATCGGAAGGGCCTGTTGGTCCCGGAAGGGCATTCCAGCCGGCAATCAGCGCGTGGGGCGAGATAGTGGCAACAGTCATCTGCGGCGACAACTATTTTGCCGAAGACCTGGAGAAGGTGTCTGAGGAAGTGGAAAAAGTGATCGTTACGTATCGCCCGGACGCAGTCATTGCAGGCCCCGCCTTCAATGCAGGAAGGTATGGAATGGCATGTGCAACAGTCTGCAAGCGGGTGCATGATCGATTGGGAATTCCGTCCGTTACCGGGATGTATGAAGATAACCCGGGCCTGGAGATCTGCCGCAAAGATATCTACGTGGTCCAAACCGCCAACTCAGCGAAAGGCATGAGCAAGGCCGTTACCCCCATGGCGGAGATTCTCCGGAAACTGGTGGCTCATGAGAAAATCGGCAAGCCTTCTGTTGAAGGGTATTTTCCCCGAGGCGTATTGATAAATGAAGTCGCTGAAAGAACAGGAGCCGAGAGGGTTGTCGACCTGCTGCTCGCGAAACTCAGCGGTAAACCGTACGAATCTGAAGTGCCCCGTGCTGCATATGACAGGGTGAACCCGGCACCACCGGTCCGCGAGATCAGCAAGGCTACTATAGCGCTGGTGACGGATGGGGGGCTTGTTCCGAAGGGCAATCCTGACAGGATCGAAAGCCTGGCCGCTACTCGTCTCGGGAAATATGATATCAAGGGGTTGGATACGCTCAACCCTGAGGATTATGAAGTGAACCACGGGGGCTATGATTCTGTCTTCATCAAACAGGATCCGAACCGGCTCGTCCCTGTTGATGTCTTGAGAAGGCTTGAGCAGGAAGGAGTGATCGGCAAACTCCACAACACGTTCTACAGCACTGCAGGCGTTGCCTGCGTTGTTGACGTGATGAAAAAACTGGCCCAGCAGATGGCACGGGAACTGGAACTGGAAGGCGTGTCAGGGGTCATCCTGACCTCTACCTGAGGGACGAGCACGCGTTGCGGTGCAACGCTCGCCAAAGAGTTGGAGAGGCTCGGCATCCCCACTGCTCATCTCTGCGCTATTACTCCGGTAGCTCAGATGGTGGGCTCCAACAGGATTCTGCCCGCCAACAAGATTGTCAATCCCTTAGGGGACGCAAATCTTCCCCCGGCGGAAGAGAGGAAACTTCGCAGGTCGATCATTGAAAAGGCCCTGAAGGCCCTGCAGACAACGATCCAGGAGCAGACCCTTCTCTAG
- a CDS encoding class I SAM-dependent methyltransferase — translation MRYFIKPEADAYSSAESRKYPGNKTYTEYNYLAPGIASYIKTWHFEKALALTRSYFHHANVIDFGCADGVLLPSLSKYFNHVCAIDRNPAFITTASALVDELHLSNVELLCNEGLTIEDVKSRLAGREYHVLYLLETLEHVGDRDAMYDSRVRFLKEIADLIAKEGIMVVSVPNMVGIFFLIQRVGLALTHSLRETLSVRELLKASLLNNTAGLEERWDGGHLGFNHRKLENRMKLEFRILKKSHIMFQVLYLITRQ, via the coding sequence ATGAGATATTTCATCAAACCAGAAGCTGACGCGTATTCTTCCGCAGAATCCAGAAAGTATCCGGGTAACAAGACGTATACAGAGTACAACTATCTCGCACCCGGCATAGCTTCGTACATCAAGACCTGGCATTTCGAAAAAGCACTCGCCTTGACCAGGAGCTATTTTCACCATGCCAATGTGATAGACTTCGGCTGCGCGGACGGGGTTCTGCTGCCATCGCTGTCAAAATACTTCAATCACGTGTGCGCTATCGACAGGAATCCCGCATTCATCACAACAGCCTCTGCCCTGGTGGACGAGCTGCATCTCTCCAATGTCGAGTTGCTGTGCAACGAAGGACTGACAATCGAGGACGTGAAGTCGCGTTTGGCGGGTAGAGAATACCATGTGCTTTACCTTTTGGAGACCCTGGAGCACGTGGGTGACCGGGACGCCATGTATGATTCCCGTGTCCGATTCTTGAAAGAGATTGCCGATTTGATTGCCAAAGAAGGCATCATGGTAGTTTCTGTGCCGAACATGGTCGGCATTTTCTTTCTTATTCAGCGAGTAGGGTTGGCCTTGACGCATTCTCTCAGGGAGACCCTTTCCGTACGCGAACTGCTTAAGGCTTCCTTGCTGAACAACACTGCCGGACTGGAAGAACGGTGGGATGGTGGGCACCTCGGGTTCAACCACAGGAAACTCGAAAACAGAATGAAGCTCGAATTTCGTATTCTGAAAAAGAGCCACATCATGTTTCAAGTCCTGTATCTCATTACGAGGCAGTGA
- a CDS encoding MBOAT family protein yields MLFNSYVYIFLFLPAVLIVYFLLSKRRFTVGSKLWLLVASLLFYGWWNLVYLPLIAVSILFNYVIGRMISKKREEGRFSRSRCLLGAGIVGNLALLGYFKYTDFFIANVNAIGNLDLRLLHIVLPLGISFFTFTQIAYLVDTERAKVKEYSALNYGLFVTFFPHLLAGPIIHHAEMMPQFDRLRNKVADYRNMSSGICLFFIGLFKKLVIADTFAVWANTGFDTLSQLTVVQAWITSLAYTLQLYYDFSGYTDMALGSSLMFNIKLPINFNTPYRSLDIQEFWRRWHMTLGRFMRDYLYIPLGGSRVAEWHVLLNLMITFFIVGLWHGAGWTFVLWGCLHGAALVIHRLWKKFGFSMPRWVAWLLTFNFINAAWVFFRAKTFGDALKVLKGMAGADAPSLPENTFTRLLHAKSFTSALDDLLGKIGNNSKIIVCMFLIFLPLSILFRNSNDIAERFNPSVVQLVLFAVVAWVAVLFLGTYSEFLYFRF; encoded by the coding sequence ATGCTATTCAATTCGTATGTGTATATCTTTTTGTTTCTCCCTGCGGTCCTTATTGTCTACTTCCTCCTGAGCAAACGCAGATTCACCGTGGGATCGAAGCTCTGGCTGCTGGTTGCCTCTCTCCTCTTTTATGGCTGGTGGAACCTGGTGTATCTCCCCCTTATTGCGGTAAGCATCCTCTTCAATTACGTGATCGGGAGAATGATATCGAAAAAGAGGGAGGAAGGGCGTTTCTCTCGCAGCAGGTGTCTCCTGGGTGCCGGTATCGTGGGAAATCTGGCACTCCTTGGTTATTTCAAGTACACCGATTTTTTTATCGCCAATGTGAATGCTATCGGCAACTTGGATCTACGGCTCCTCCACATTGTCCTCCCGCTCGGCATCAGTTTTTTCACCTTCACGCAGATAGCCTACCTGGTCGACACAGAAAGGGCTAAGGTCAAGGAATATAGTGCGCTCAATTACGGTCTTTTTGTGACGTTCTTCCCGCACCTTCTGGCCGGGCCTATCATCCACCATGCCGAGATGATGCCCCAGTTCGACCGGTTGCGGAACAAGGTGGCGGATTACCGGAACATGTCATCCGGCATCTGTCTTTTCTTTATCGGGCTTTTCAAGAAGCTGGTGATAGCCGACACGTTCGCTGTCTGGGCGAATACGGGCTTTGACACGCTCTCCCAGCTCACCGTTGTCCAGGCGTGGATTACGTCGCTCGCCTACACGCTTCAGCTCTACTACGATTTTTCAGGATACACCGACATGGCGCTGGGTTCCTCCCTGATGTTCAACATAAAGCTGCCCATCAATTTCAATACCCCTTACCGGTCACTGGACATCCAGGAGTTCTGGAGGCGCTGGCATATGACCCTGGGCAGGTTCATGCGGGACTACCTTTATATTCCCCTCGGTGGGAGCAGGGTTGCCGAATGGCATGTCCTGCTCAACCTGATGATTACTTTTTTCATCGTCGGCCTGTGGCACGGGGCAGGCTGGACCTTCGTGCTATGGGGTTGTCTGCACGGTGCCGCGCTCGTGATCCATCGCTTATGGAAGAAGTTCGGTTTTTCAATGCCCCGATGGGTTGCGTGGCTTCTCACCTTCAACTTTATCAATGCGGCCTGGGTTTTTTTCAGGGCAAAGACGTTTGGTGACGCGCTCAAGGTACTCAAGGGAATGGCCGGTGCCGACGCGCCTTCGCTGCCTGAGAATACATTTACCCGGTTACTGCATGCCAAAAGCTTCACATCCGCCCTTGACGACCTGCTGGGTAAAATAGGTAACAACAGCAAGATCATCGTCTGCATGTTTCTCATATTCCTGCCACTCTCTATTCTTTTCAGGAATTCGAACGATATAGCAGAACGTTTCA